In Streptomyces longhuiensis, the following proteins share a genomic window:
- a CDS encoding 3-hydroxybutyrate dehydrogenase, translating to MTAPNAPLTAPLDLGGRIALVTGAAGGIGRACALRLAAAGAKVRAVDRDREGLDALAEQAGATPGGIEPRVLDLTDLDAAEECAAGADILINNAGIQLVRPIEEFPPDVFHTVLTVMLEAPFRLIRGALPHMYQQGWGRIVNLSSVHGLRASAFKSAYVAAKHGLEGLSKTAALEGAPHGVTSNCVNPAYVRTPLVEKQIADQAAAHGIPEERVLAEVMLQDSALKRLIEPDEVAEAVAYLCSPRASFITGTSLVLDGGWTAH from the coding sequence ATGACCGCGCCCAACGCACCCCTCACCGCGCCGCTCGATCTCGGCGGCCGCATCGCACTCGTCACCGGCGCCGCAGGCGGCATCGGCCGCGCCTGCGCGCTGCGGCTCGCCGCGGCCGGGGCCAAGGTGAGAGCGGTCGACCGGGACCGGGAGGGCCTCGACGCGCTCGCCGAGCAGGCCGGCGCCACCCCGGGCGGCATCGAGCCGCGCGTCCTCGACCTCACCGACCTGGACGCGGCCGAGGAGTGCGCCGCGGGCGCCGACATCCTGATCAACAACGCGGGCATCCAACTGGTCCGCCCCATCGAGGAGTTCCCGCCCGACGTCTTCCACACCGTCCTGACGGTGATGCTGGAGGCACCCTTCCGCCTGATCCGCGGCGCCCTGCCGCACATGTACCAGCAGGGCTGGGGGCGCATCGTGAACCTCTCCTCGGTCCACGGCCTGCGCGCGTCCGCGTTCAAGTCCGCGTACGTCGCCGCCAAGCACGGCCTCGAAGGGCTCTCCAAGACCGCCGCGCTCGAAGGCGCTCCGCACGGCGTGACCTCGAACTGTGTGAACCCCGCCTACGTCCGCACGCCGCTGGTCGAGAAGCAGATCGCCGACCAGGCCGCCGCCCACGGCATCCCCGAGGAGCGGGTCCTCGCCGAGGTCATGCTCCAGGACAGCGCGCTCAAGCGGCTCATCGAACCCGACGAGGTCGCCGAGGCGGTCGCGTATCTCTGCAGCCCGCGGGCCTCCTTCATCACCGGGACGTCGCTCGTCCTGGACGGCGGCTGGACCGCGCACTGA
- a CDS encoding NUDIX hydrolase, giving the protein MATPEFIRKIRASVGHQLLVLPGVSAVVFDDAGRVLLGRRADTGKWAVLAGIPEPGEQPAEAAVREVYEETGVECVAERVVLVKTLKPVTYPNGDRCQFTDTSFRCRATGGEARVNDDESLEVAWFELDSLPPLGDFCLLRIKQAASDGPTWFETTSER; this is encoded by the coding sequence ATGGCTACCCCAGAGTTCATCCGCAAGATCCGGGCCAGCGTCGGCCACCAGCTCCTCGTGCTGCCCGGCGTCAGCGCCGTCGTCTTCGACGACGCCGGCAGGGTGCTCCTCGGGCGCCGCGCCGACACCGGAAAGTGGGCGGTCCTAGCCGGAATCCCGGAGCCGGGGGAGCAGCCCGCCGAAGCCGCCGTACGCGAGGTGTACGAGGAGACGGGCGTCGAGTGCGTGGCCGAGCGCGTCGTCCTGGTGAAGACCCTCAAGCCGGTGACGTACCCGAACGGCGACCGGTGCCAGTTCACGGACACGTCCTTCCGGTGCCGGGCGACCGGCGGCGAGGCCCGGGTCAACGACGACGAGTCCCTCGAGGTGGCCTGGTTCGAGCTGGACTCGCTGCCGCCGCTGGGCGACTTCTGTCTGCTCCGGATCAAGCAGGCGGCCTCCGACGGGCCGACATGGTTCGAGACCACGTCCGAGCGCTGA
- the lnt gene encoding apolipoprotein N-acyltransferase, whose amino-acid sequence MTATATSVDEPEQLDPQSAPASRRARLPRRIAPAAAAVLSGVLLYVGFPPRELWWLAPLALALFGASVHGRRMRAGFGLGFLMSLGFLVPLLSWTGVDVGPLPWLALALAESLVMALAGLGIAYVSRLPLWPLWAAGVWIADEALRARFPFGGFPWGKVAFGQPSGVFLPLASLGGTPLLGFAVVLCGFGLAALALRLKDVRGVRDRGVAVAAAFTVAPVIAGAVAAPLVSTAAEAGTARVAVIQGNVPRMGLDFNSQRRAVLDYHVRETMKLATKIEAGQVKKPDLVLWPENSSDIDPYVNPDAYAEIDKAAKAVGAPISVGAVVTAKDGTPRNRQILWDPKTGPGTVYDKRQLQPFGEYMPYRSFFRIFSKDVDRAGNFVAGKKPVVFDMAGTRIGPVTCYEAAFDSVVRDQVQAGAQILSVPSNNATFDRSQMTYQQLAMDRVRAVEHGRAVMVPVTSGVSAIIRPDGSVAQHTGMFVADTLVADVPKRTSLTLATRLGGWPELLLVAIGVGGLGWAALRSRRSGSAAG is encoded by the coding sequence GTGACCGCCACCGCAACCTCCGTAGACGAGCCGGAACAGCTCGATCCGCAGTCGGCGCCCGCCTCGCGCCGGGCCCGCCTGCCACGACGGATCGCTCCGGCCGCCGCAGCGGTGCTCTCCGGAGTGCTGCTGTACGTCGGCTTCCCGCCCCGTGAGCTGTGGTGGCTCGCGCCCCTGGCCCTCGCGCTCTTCGGAGCGTCCGTCCACGGGCGGCGGATGCGCGCCGGATTCGGCCTCGGCTTCCTCATGAGCCTCGGCTTCCTCGTGCCGCTCCTGTCCTGGACCGGCGTCGACGTCGGGCCGCTGCCGTGGCTGGCTCTCGCCCTCGCCGAATCGCTCGTCATGGCCCTGGCCGGACTCGGCATCGCCTATGTCTCACGGCTGCCGCTGTGGCCGCTGTGGGCCGCGGGCGTGTGGATCGCGGACGAGGCGCTGCGGGCCCGCTTCCCCTTCGGCGGCTTCCCCTGGGGCAAGGTCGCGTTCGGTCAGCCCAGTGGCGTGTTCCTGCCGCTCGCGTCGCTGGGCGGCACCCCGCTCCTGGGCTTCGCGGTCGTCCTGTGCGGCTTCGGCCTCGCCGCTCTCGCGCTGCGCCTCAAGGACGTACGCGGTGTACGTGACCGGGGCGTGGCCGTCGCCGCCGCGTTCACCGTCGCGCCCGTCATCGCGGGAGCCGTCGCGGCGCCCCTCGTCTCCACCGCGGCGGAAGCGGGCACCGCGCGCGTGGCCGTCATCCAGGGCAACGTGCCGCGTATGGGCCTCGACTTCAACTCCCAGCGCCGGGCCGTGCTCGACTACCACGTACGGGAGACGATGAAGCTGGCCACGAAGATCGAGGCGGGCCAGGTCAAGAAGCCCGACCTCGTGCTGTGGCCCGAGAACTCCTCGGACATCGACCCCTACGTCAACCCCGACGCGTACGCCGAGATCGACAAGGCGGCCAAGGCCGTCGGCGCGCCCATCTCCGTCGGCGCCGTCGTCACCGCCAAGGACGGCACGCCCCGCAACCGGCAGATCCTCTGGGATCCGAAGACGGGCCCCGGCACCGTCTACGACAAGCGGCAGCTCCAGCCGTTCGGCGAGTACATGCCCTACCGGAGCTTCTTCCGCATCTTCAGCAAGGACGTCGACCGCGCGGGCAACTTCGTGGCAGGCAAGAAGCCGGTCGTCTTCGACATGGCGGGCACCAGGATCGGGCCGGTGACCTGCTACGAGGCCGCGTTCGACTCCGTCGTGCGCGACCAGGTGCAGGCGGGCGCGCAGATCCTCTCCGTGCCCAGCAACAACGCCACCTTCGACCGCAGCCAGATGACCTACCAGCAGCTCGCCATGGACCGGGTGCGCGCCGTGGAGCACGGCCGCGCCGTGATGGTGCCGGTGACGAGCGGCGTCAGCGCGATCATCAGGCCCGACGGATCCGTCGCCCAGCACACCGGCATGTTCGTCGCCGACACCCTGGTCGCCGACGTGCCCAAGCGGACCTCGCTGACCCTCGCCACCCGCCTGGGCGGATGGCCGGAACTGCTGCTCGTGGCCATCGGCGTGGGCGGTCTCGGCTGGGCCGCGCTGCGCTCCCGCCGGAGCGGGTCCGCCGCCGGATAA
- a CDS encoding O-antigen ligase family protein has product MSSTAGPSAEYERRNVADAAGVFALGACAAWSLITATARAGRPEGVLLAVLAVAAGYACGRISGALSPMAAPCAAALAGLGLALASPHAVPAPDTGSPLGRTGATAALLALSTGAACCAAWAAQRPPVRAALFLLAGGTVAAAAAVGSVAGVTACAGVLLCSLASVRMRRHRGLGLAGLGVVTGLVTGLSLALLKGALPSGLTASLEGQLSQHRILLWQDALRQAESDPGLGVGPGRFGELSPTVGETLLPDGKPHSAPLQQAAEQGLVGVCLLAAVFCWLLYVLWRSARSTPVVLTAGAALTALAGLATLGNALSFTTVTAGAGLLAGVATARPWGDEPSDSTTAAPVRVRGGRV; this is encoded by the coding sequence ATGTCGTCGACGGCCGGTCCGTCGGCGGAGTACGAGCGGCGCAATGTCGCCGACGCGGCGGGCGTCTTCGCGCTCGGAGCGTGCGCCGCCTGGTCGCTGATCACCGCGACCGCCCGCGCGGGCAGGCCTGAGGGCGTGCTCCTGGCGGTGCTCGCGGTGGCGGCGGGTTATGCGTGCGGCCGGATCTCCGGCGCGCTGTCACCCATGGCGGCGCCCTGCGCGGCGGCCTTGGCGGGACTTGGGCTCGCGCTCGCGTCCCCGCACGCCGTGCCCGCGCCCGACACGGGCTCTCCGCTCGGCCGCACCGGCGCGACGGCCGCGCTCCTGGCGCTGTCCACCGGGGCGGCGTGCTGCGCGGCCTGGGCGGCGCAGCGTCCACCGGTGCGCGCGGCCCTGTTCCTGCTGGCGGGCGGCACGGTCGCGGCTGCCGCCGCCGTCGGGTCGGTCGCTGGTGTCACCGCGTGCGCGGGAGTGCTGCTGTGCTCCCTCGCCTCGGTCAGGATGCGGCGCCACAGGGGGCTCGGCCTCGCCGGTCTCGGCGTCGTGACGGGGCTGGTGACCGGTCTTTCCCTGGCACTGCTGAAGGGCGCACTGCCCTCGGGGCTCACCGCTTCCCTGGAGGGGCAGCTCTCGCAGCACCGGATCCTTCTGTGGCAGGACGCGCTGCGCCAGGCCGAGTCCGATCCGGGCCTCGGCGTGGGCCCCGGCCGCTTCGGGGAGCTCAGCCCCACGGTCGGCGAGACGCTTCTGCCCGACGGCAAGCCGCACTCCGCCCCGCTCCAGCAGGCCGCCGAGCAGGGACTCGTAGGCGTCTGCCTGCTGGCCGCGGTGTTCTGCTGGCTCCTGTACGTCCTGTGGCGGTCGGCGCGCTCCACGCCGGTGGTCCTGACGGCGGGCGCGGCGCTGACCGCTCTCGCCGGTCTGGCGACGCTCGGCAACGCCCTGAGCTTCACCACCGTCACCGCGGGCGCGGGCCTGCTCGCGGGGGTGGCGACGGCGAGACCCTGGGGCGACGAGCCCTCGGACAGCACTACGGCCGCCCCGGTACGTGTCCGGGGCGGCCGTGTGTAA
- a CDS encoding glutamate racemase translates to MKIALMDSGIGLIAAAAAVRRLRPDADLVLSSDPGGMPWGPRSVQDVTERALAVAEAAAEHRPEALIVACNTASVHALPALRARLEPGIPVIGTVPAIKPAAAGAGPVAIWATPATTGSPYQRGLIRDFADGVEVTEVPCPGLADAVQYADEDAIDRTIAAAAALTPTDVSAVVLGCTHYELVAERIRAAVQQPGMPPLVLHGSAGAVAAQALRRIGAGLDAESGAQGALTVILSGRTSALPPAALAYAEGRLLQAAVSHAQ, encoded by the coding sequence GTGAAGATCGCGCTGATGGACTCGGGAATCGGACTCATCGCGGCCGCCGCCGCGGTACGGCGCCTGCGGCCCGACGCCGATCTCGTCCTGTCCTCCGACCCCGGCGGGATGCCCTGGGGGCCGCGCAGCGTGCAGGACGTCACCGAACGGGCCCTGGCCGTCGCCGAGGCCGCCGCGGAGCACCGTCCCGAGGCGCTGATCGTGGCCTGCAACACCGCCTCGGTCCATGCCCTGCCGGCCTTGCGGGCCCGCCTCGAACCCGGCATCCCGGTCATCGGCACGGTCCCCGCGATCAAGCCGGCCGCGGCCGGCGCCGGACCCGTCGCCATCTGGGCCACTCCCGCCACCACCGGAAGCCCTTACCAGCGGGGACTGATCCGGGACTTCGCGGACGGGGTCGAGGTCACCGAGGTGCCCTGCCCGGGTCTCGCCGACGCCGTGCAGTACGCGGACGAGGACGCCATCGACAGGACGATCGCGGCCGCCGCTGCGCTCACCCCGACCGATGTAAGTGCCGTGGTCCTGGGCTGCACCCATTACGAACTCGTGGCGGAACGCATCCGCGCCGCCGTCCAGCAGCCCGGCATGCCGCCGCTCGTCCTGCACGGCAGCGCCGGGGCCGTCGCCGCGCAGGCACTGCGCAGGATCGGCGCCGGGCTCGACGCCGAGAGCGGTGCGCAGGGCGCCCTCACCGTCATCCTCAGCGGCCGCACCTCCGCGCTGCCGCCCGCCGCACTCGCGTACGCGGAAGGCCGGCTGCTCCAGGCCGCCGTCAGCCACGCACAGTGA
- a CDS encoding glycosyltransferase: MDAVVWMTAASLAAWVWLLIGQGFFWRTDLRLPPRTDPSEWPSVCVVVPARDEAAVLPESLPSLLAQDYPGRAEIFLIDDGSTDSTGTLAGELALRHGGLPLTVDSPGEPPTGWTGKLWAVRHGIGLARARDPEFLLLTDADIAHEPDSLRELVAAARAGGFDLVSLMARLRVESVWERLVVPAFVYFFAQLYPFRRIARKGSRTAAAAGGCVLLSAEAADRAAVPDSIRHAVIDDVALARAVKGSGGHIWLGLADRVDSVRPYPRLGDLWRMVSRSAYAQLRHNPLLLAGTVAGLALVYLAPPVALVAGLATGHGLIALLGGLAWLLMTATYIPMLRYYVQPLWLAPLLPGTAFLYLLMTVDSAVQHYRGRGAAWKGRTYSRPDPAPERQ; the protein is encoded by the coding sequence ATGGACGCCGTTGTGTGGATGACCGCAGCATCGCTTGCCGCGTGGGTGTGGTTGCTGATCGGACAGGGCTTCTTCTGGCGTACGGATCTGCGTCTGCCCCCGCGCACGGACCCTTCCGAGTGGCCCTCGGTGTGTGTCGTCGTCCCTGCGCGGGACGAGGCGGCCGTGCTTCCGGAGAGCCTGCCCTCGCTCCTCGCGCAGGACTACCCGGGGCGCGCCGAGATCTTCCTGATCGACGACGGCAGCACGGACAGCACCGGAACCCTGGCCGGGGAGCTGGCCCTGCGCCACGGCGGGCTGCCGCTCACGGTCGACTCGCCGGGCGAGCCGCCGACCGGCTGGACCGGCAAGCTGTGGGCGGTGCGGCACGGTATCGGCCTGGCACGCGCGCGTGACCCCGAGTTCCTGCTCCTCACCGACGCCGACATCGCGCATGAGCCCGACAGCCTGAGGGAGCTGGTGGCCGCGGCCCGTGCGGGTGGGTTCGACCTCGTCTCGCTGATGGCGCGGCTGCGCGTGGAGAGTGTGTGGGAGCGGCTCGTCGTCCCGGCCTTCGTGTACTTCTTCGCCCAGCTGTACCCGTTCCGCCGGATCGCACGGAAGGGATCGCGCACGGCGGCCGCGGCCGGCGGCTGCGTGCTGCTGAGCGCCGAAGCCGCCGACCGCGCCGCGGTCCCCGACTCGATCCGGCACGCCGTCATCGACGACGTCGCGCTCGCCCGGGCGGTGAAGGGCTCCGGAGGTCACATCTGGCTGGGCCTCGCCGACCGCGTCGACAGCGTGCGTCCCTACCCGCGGCTCGGCGACCTGTGGCGCATGGTGTCGCGCAGCGCCTACGCCCAGCTGCGGCACAACCCGCTGCTCCTCGCCGGGACCGTGGCCGGGCTTGCGCTCGTCTATCTGGCGCCGCCGGTCGCGCTCGTCGCCGGACTGGCCACAGGCCATGGGCTCATCGCACTGCTCGGCGGGCTCGCCTGGCTGCTGATGACGGCGACGTACATCCCGATGCTGCGTTATTACGTGCAACCGCTGTGGCTGGCGCCGCTGTTGCCGGGTACCGCGTTCCTGTATCTCCTCATGACGGTCGACTCCGCCGTGCAGCACTACAGGGGGCGAGGTGCGGCCTGGAAGGGGCGTACGTACTCCAGGCCGGACCCCGCGCCGGAGCGGCAGTAG
- a CDS encoding TerD family protein, with product MPMSKGSNVVVPASAVRIELGWRSGAGVPDADASALLLVAGKVRSDADFVFYNQPAHASGAVRHEGKRSADGQVTDTISVDLARVEPAIENVVLAASADGGSFGQVPGLYIRVLDAADGAEIARYDSADASVETAFVLGELYRRQGAWKFRAVGQGYGTGLAGLAGDYGITVDEPQTPAPTPAPTPAVTPAPAPPVAAPVTAPPPPAAPPQQPVRLTKVTLTKAAPSVSLAKQGGTSGSMRVNLNWEVRKQFKGWGSKLGRAVAQHADLDLDLCALYELTDGRKGVVQALGNAFGALNRPPYIHLDGDDRTGAVSSGENLTINLDHKNELRRVLIFVTIYEGARSFADLHATVTLQPQFGAAVDFSLDECTVPSTVCALALITNTGSDLTVQREARYLVPERGVSPQRTVDHAYGWGMNWTPGRK from the coding sequence ATGCCAATGTCTAAAGGTTCGAATGTCGTCGTGCCGGCGTCGGCCGTGCGGATCGAATTGGGGTGGCGTTCAGGCGCGGGGGTGCCCGACGCGGACGCGTCCGCGCTGTTGCTCGTCGCCGGAAAGGTCCGGTCGGACGCGGACTTCGTCTTTTACAACCAGCCGGCGCACGCCTCGGGGGCCGTACGTCACGAGGGCAAGCGGAGCGCGGACGGCCAGGTGACCGACACGATCTCGGTCGACCTCGCGCGCGTGGAGCCCGCGATCGAGAACGTGGTGCTCGCCGCGTCGGCGGACGGCGGCTCCTTCGGGCAGGTCCCCGGGCTGTACATCAGGGTCCTCGACGCGGCGGACGGCGCCGAGATCGCGCGCTACGACAGCGCCGACGCGAGCGTGGAGACCGCCTTCGTCCTCGGCGAGCTCTACCGGCGCCAGGGCGCCTGGAAGTTCCGCGCCGTCGGCCAGGGGTACGGCACCGGTCTGGCGGGCCTCGCCGGTGACTACGGAATCACGGTCGACGAACCCCAGACACCCGCGCCGACACCCGCACCCACGCCCGCGGTCACGCCCGCCCCTGCACCGCCGGTCGCGGCCCCCGTCACCGCGCCGCCGCCCCCCGCCGCACCCCCGCAGCAGCCCGTCCGCCTGACCAAGGTGACGCTCACCAAGGCCGCTCCTTCCGTCTCCCTGGCCAAGCAGGGCGGCACGTCGGGCTCGATGCGCGTGAACCTCAACTGGGAGGTGCGCAAGCAGTTCAAGGGGTGGGGCAGCAAGCTGGGCCGCGCCGTCGCGCAGCACGCGGACCTCGACCTGGACCTGTGTGCCCTCTACGAACTCACCGACGGACGCAAGGGTGTCGTCCAGGCACTGGGCAACGCCTTCGGCGCCCTGAACCGCCCGCCGTACATCCACCTCGACGGCGACGACCGCACCGGTGCCGTCTCCAGCGGCGAGAACCTGACGATCAACCTCGACCACAAGAACGAGCTGCGGCGCGTCCTCATCTTCGTCACCATCTACGAAGGCGCCCGCAGCTTCGCCGACCTGCACGCGACCGTCACGCTCCAGCCCCAGTTCGGCGCGGCCGTCGACTTCTCCCTGGACGAGTGCACGGTCCCGTCCACGGTGTGCGCGCTCGCGCTGATCACCAACACGGGCAGCGACCTGACCGTGCAGCGCGAGGCCCGCTACCTCGTGCCCGAGCGCGGCGTGAGTCCGCAGCGCACCGTCGATCACGCCTACGGGTGGGGCATGAACTGGACGCCCGGCAGAAAGTAG
- a CDS encoding DUF6643 family protein, with protein MTSPRSTYGGGYYSAPSFPDTPIYDSLVAERGTPQIAPIRVPAMYDTGSHLPALPSALPALPAAPSAPMPQYGYATPQQAPLQHAPAPYIPQQASGPRGYAGMQQPQQQQQRPAPGTGYEAMRPAAPRPAAPYEDPYNRQQYRGY; from the coding sequence ATGACCTCCCCCCGCTCCACCTATGGCGGCGGTTACTACTCCGCGCCGTCCTTCCCGGACACTCCGATCTACGACTCCCTCGTCGCAGAGCGGGGCACACCCCAGATCGCCCCGATCCGGGTTCCTGCCATGTACGACACCGGCAGTCATCTGCCCGCGCTCCCGTCCGCGCTTCCCGCGCTGCCGGCCGCGCCCTCCGCACCCATGCCCCAGTACGGTTACGCGACCCCGCAGCAGGCGCCTCTCCAGCACGCGCCGGCGCCGTACATCCCGCAGCAGGCCTCCGGGCCCCGCGGCTACGCGGGCATGCAGCAGCCGCAACAACAGCAGCAGCGCCCGGCGCCCGGCACCGGCTACGAGGCCATGCGCCCCGCGGCGCCCCGCCCTGCCGCGCCCTACGAGGATCCGTACAACCGTCAGCAGTACCGCGGTTATTGA
- a CDS encoding MOSC domain-containing protein produces MPNASLRSIHIHPLKSVRGHAPREAAVEPWGLAGDRRWVLIDTSGKIVTQRQHPRLALTSAEIPDGDGLRMSAPGRAPLTVPVPRPAGTTTVNIFGDKVEAVLADDAAHAWWSAQLEADVRLLHLDDPATRRPIDPEYAKPGETVSFADGYPLLLTTLSSLDALNSLIAQGDHADEGPLPMNRFRPNVVVDGTAPWAEDDWSRIAIGAVTFRITKKSGRCVVTTTNQSTSERGKEPLRTLARHRRFGDQLCFGTNLVPETTGTVRIGDAITILA; encoded by the coding sequence ATGCCGAATGCCTCGCTTCGTTCGATCCACATACACCCACTGAAGTCGGTTCGGGGGCACGCGCCGCGCGAGGCGGCCGTGGAACCGTGGGGTCTTGCAGGAGACCGCCGGTGGGTGCTCATCGACACCTCGGGCAAAATCGTCACCCAGCGCCAGCACCCGCGCCTCGCGCTCACGTCGGCCGAGATCCCGGACGGTGACGGTCTGCGCATGTCGGCCCCCGGCCGCGCGCCCCTGACCGTGCCGGTGCCCCGGCCCGCCGGGACGACCACGGTGAACATCTTCGGGGACAAGGTCGAGGCCGTACTCGCCGACGACGCGGCGCACGCCTGGTGGAGCGCGCAACTGGAAGCCGACGTGCGACTCCTCCACCTCGACGACCCGGCGACGCGACGCCCCATCGACCCCGAGTACGCGAAGCCCGGCGAGACGGTCAGCTTCGCCGACGGGTATCCGCTGCTGCTCACCACCCTGTCCTCCCTGGACGCCCTCAACTCGCTCATCGCGCAGGGTGATCACGCGGACGAGGGCCCGCTGCCCATGAACCGCTTCCGGCCGAACGTCGTGGTGGACGGCACCGCGCCCTGGGCGGAGGACGACTGGTCACGCATCGCCATCGGCGCAGTCACGTTCCGTATCACCAAGAAGTCCGGCCGCTGCGTGGTGACCACCACGAACCAGTCGACTTCGGAGCGTGGCAAGGAGCCGCTGCGGACGCTCGCCCGCCACCGCCGCTTCGGTGACCAGCTGTGTTTCGGGACGAACCTGGTCCCGGAGACGACCGGGACCGTCCGGATCGGTGACGCGATCACGATCCTGGCCTGA
- a CDS encoding Rv1733c family protein — translation MRAIAGLWRWRHNPLRRATDLAEAWVALVAVLLIVVVAPIIGVTTGSLAQGALMQSVQEQHKNRREVAATVVRKLAQPPLDSDPETSTARDAHSRVVAHWKAPDGAHRTGRVLSSLKTPHPGDRFPLWVDGTGQVVGRPLDNATATTHAALAGFGTAAAAAGLVEGARRLIVWRMVRRRYDRWDRAWDKAGPDWGRTGTGS, via the coding sequence GTGCGGGCAATCGCCGGACTCTGGCGGTGGCGGCACAATCCGCTGCGCCGCGCGACCGACCTCGCGGAGGCCTGGGTCGCGCTGGTGGCGGTGCTGCTCATCGTCGTTGTCGCACCGATCATCGGCGTCACGACGGGATCCCTGGCACAGGGCGCCTTGATGCAGTCGGTCCAGGAGCAGCACAAGAACCGCCGGGAGGTTGCCGCCACGGTCGTGCGGAAGCTGGCCCAGCCGCCGCTGGACTCCGACCCCGAGACATCCACGGCGAGAGACGCGCACAGCAGGGTCGTCGCCCACTGGAAGGCACCCGACGGCGCCCACCGCACGGGCCGCGTCCTGTCGAGCCTCAAGACCCCGCATCCGGGCGACCGGTTCCCGCTGTGGGTCGACGGCACGGGTCAGGTCGTGGGCCGCCCGCTGGACAACGCGACGGCGACAACTCACGCCGCGCTGGCCGGATTCGGGACGGCGGCGGCCGCGGCGGGGCTCGTCGAGGGCGCCCGGCGCCTGATCGTGTGGCGCATGGTCCGCCGCCGGTACGACCGTTGGGACCGCGCCTGGGACAAGGCGGGCCCGGACTGGGGCAGGACAGGGACCGGCAGCTGA